One genomic segment of Fervidobacterium pennivorans includes these proteins:
- a CDS encoding endonuclease MutS2, protein MEELRKNLHNDTDDKDTNEEEKLEYLEFLKKKIEYHLVLEKYKNLCYSSLGKEYLDSLHPYNVDAQQELSYVAELCDFVRANGYPSSDAFIDVRHILQKVADGLLVDGEEFILLLRFLIGVKSLKEIFKTQRLLTLQNSVTNLVLKIGNYDEIIERIKQVIDENGKIKDSASLLLKNIRNEYAETLREIRKRVERFISQHQNLLQEATYTIKNDRYVLPIKANERGRLKGIVHGSSSSGSTLYFEPEELIPLNDKLRILTEEEAKEVARILRELTSKVFDRLQSLLGDIEVLKRLDGLFAKTRYVIEKGAQIIIPGGNYLKLSKAKHPLIPEDKVVPIDIELPTDKLGIVITGPNTGGKTVSLKTIALSIILARSGFPVLAGESSRIPDYDVYVDIGDSQNILENLSTFSGHIVNIVRALKLADENSIVLIDELGSGTDPYEGSAIALGIIEELIARRIKFIVTTHLTPVKLYSMSHDKLITASMEFDPETLSPKYRILMNIPGASHAFEIAQKYGLDESILQRAKEHLDEEHVRIDELIKSLNKHISELEERKRELENTLREYQRQKREFEEKYKLLKIKKMEEFDRELREVYKDIQKAKRDLQITLQSKNTESEQLIKKRLKEIEGEVKHIEEVQEKLEKVFYETALSEEEKTIGVGDYVKLIDGTAVGKVVDVKGSKVIVDFNGIKLEVKPEKLKRVATQTVVTSGSSQSKTEITNEKRIPTKVYSSPLTKNEIDVRGMTVEEAVEKIDEFIDQLLMSDFTTGYIIHGKGTGKLATGIWSYLRHDKRIKNYRFGRPDEGGVGVTVIEI, encoded by the coding sequence ATGGAGGAACTTCGGAAGAATTTACATAATGATACAGACGATAAAGATACAAATGAAGAAGAGAAGCTTGAGTACTTAGAATTTCTAAAGAAAAAAATAGAGTACCATTTGGTATTGGAAAAGTACAAAAACCTGTGCTACTCTTCGTTAGGAAAAGAGTACTTGGATTCTTTGCATCCATATAACGTTGATGCTCAACAAGAATTGTCATATGTTGCTGAACTTTGCGACTTCGTACGCGCAAATGGTTATCCATCATCCGATGCTTTTATTGATGTGAGACATATTTTACAAAAGGTCGCAGACGGGTTATTGGTAGATGGCGAGGAATTCATCCTACTACTCAGATTTCTCATAGGTGTCAAATCGTTAAAAGAAATCTTTAAAACCCAAAGATTACTGACTTTGCAAAACTCTGTTACAAATCTTGTGCTAAAAATTGGCAATTACGACGAAATTATAGAGAGAATCAAACAGGTTATCGACGAAAACGGAAAGATTAAGGATAGTGCCTCTTTACTTTTAAAGAACATCAGAAATGAGTATGCTGAAACACTGCGAGAAATACGTAAACGCGTTGAACGCTTCATCTCCCAGCATCAAAACTTACTCCAAGAGGCTACTTATACAATAAAAAACGATAGGTACGTCCTTCCGATAAAAGCCAACGAGCGTGGAAGATTGAAAGGTATTGTTCACGGGAGTTCTTCTTCGGGTTCTACTTTGTATTTTGAGCCGGAAGAACTTATACCACTGAACGATAAGTTGAGGATATTAACTGAGGAAGAAGCTAAAGAAGTGGCAAGAATTCTCAGAGAACTGACATCAAAAGTCTTTGACAGATTACAATCACTTTTGGGGGATATCGAGGTTTTAAAAAGACTGGATGGCTTATTCGCAAAAACTCGATACGTTATTGAGAAAGGTGCCCAAATAATTATTCCAGGTGGAAATTACTTGAAACTTTCAAAAGCGAAGCATCCGTTGATACCTGAGGATAAAGTTGTGCCTATCGACATTGAACTACCAACAGATAAGCTTGGAATAGTGATAACTGGACCAAATACGGGCGGAAAAACTGTCTCCCTTAAGACAATAGCCTTATCAATAATCTTAGCACGAAGTGGTTTTCCTGTGTTGGCAGGTGAAAGTTCCAGGATTCCGGACTACGATGTCTACGTTGATATCGGAGATAGTCAAAACATTTTAGAAAACCTGAGCACTTTCTCTGGCCACATTGTAAACATCGTAAGAGCTCTGAAATTGGCTGACGAAAACTCAATCGTTCTCATCGACGAGCTTGGTTCCGGTACAGACCCATACGAGGGAAGTGCCATTGCACTTGGTATAATTGAAGAACTTATCGCAAGGCGTATAAAATTCATCGTTACAACGCACCTAACACCTGTTAAACTTTACTCAATGAGCCACGATAAGTTAATCACAGCCTCTATGGAATTTGACCCAGAGACATTATCGCCTAAATACAGAATCCTAATGAACATCCCAGGTGCATCTCATGCATTTGAAATTGCACAAAAATATGGTTTGGATGAATCCATTTTGCAAAGGGCAAAGGAACATTTAGATGAGGAACACGTTAGAATAGATGAGTTGATAAAAAGTTTGAATAAGCATATTAGTGAACTTGAAGAAAGGAAACGCGAACTAGAAAATACTTTGCGTGAATATCAAAGACAAAAACGCGAATTTGAAGAAAAATACAAACTCTTGAAGATTAAAAAAATGGAGGAATTCGATAGAGAACTCAGAGAGGTTTATAAAGACATCCAAAAGGCAAAGAGAGACCTGCAAATTACCTTGCAAAGTAAGAATACAGAGAGTGAACAGCTTATTAAGAAGAGACTCAAAGAAATCGAAGGTGAAGTCAAGCACATTGAGGAAGTTCAAGAAAAATTGGAAAAAGTGTTTTACGAAACTGCACTATCAGAAGAAGAAAAAACCATCGGGGTCGGTGATTACGTTAAGCTCATCGACGGTACTGCGGTTGGTAAGGTTGTCGACGTAAAAGGTTCTAAGGTTATCGTAGATTTCAATGGAATAAAGTTGGAAGTAAAACCAGAAAAACTAAAAAGAGTTGCAACACAGACCGTTGTAACTTCAGGAAGTTCTCAATCAAAAACAGAAATAACAAACGAAAAAAGAATACCAACAAAAGTTTACTCGTCGCCACTAACGAAAAACGAAATAGACGTTCGTGGTATGACAGTAGAGGAAGCAGTTGAGAAAATCGATGAATTTATAGACCAGCTTCTAATGTCCGATTTCACAACTGGGTATATAATACACGGAAAAGGAACAGGTAAACTTGCAACAGGTATATGGAGCTATCTGCGTCATGACAAACGTATCAAGAATTACCGTTTTGGTAGACCAGATGAAGGTGGAGTTGGTGTGACAGTCATAGAGATATAA
- a CDS encoding cell division protein FtsA → MIFALDIGTRKIAGLLVDMDESGKMIVHDVIVREHEHRAMLDGQIHDVEKVARAVSIVKSELESRNNVKLEKVAVALAGRFLKTYFGEASADVSETGEITSDIVTKLELEAVANTMDNVEPNMYCVGYSVVRYELDGMWFKKIEGLKGGKASVKVVATFLPSHVVEAMLSVLRKVNLTITHLTLEPIAAVNITVPEDLRILNIALVDVGAGTSDIAISKEGTIIAYGMVPLAGDEITEAITKNFLLDFSTAEYVKRNLETSEILRVKNILDKEKEIRREDVIKAIEPIVDYMTKQIADEIVELNGGKPQVVMIVGGGAKVPIFASHLAKHLDMDEEFVSLKMAKNLDFVDKTGQIVGSEFITPLGIGYTALTKTGSVFEYVTVNGERVQLIGFRGTYTVWEVLAQMGKDIHSLLGKPGRSVVIEINGNPVVIKGKMPVPASVKINGVEATLRDTVKHGDIIEVGEAIDGEDAKPMLYDLIKPIYLRSIETDKVIEYYPKVKLNGKEVFQNTELHDGDTITYERVTVREIREFLSQDLIRIEYSVNGVYKEAYAGEVKIFKDDLELRDENTVEPGEELKYALVLNYPKVRDLPEMEKVSIVIKVNGQPTVLTKDGVLVWVNDQLVTPDYEIKDGDKIKTQIPEEQNFIVADVLRLFDFDPRKVVRYTLLKNGEKAGFTDILNSGDEIIFEYETAESLESEN, encoded by the coding sequence TTGATATTTGCGTTAGACATTGGTACCAGGAAAATCGCAGGTTTACTTGTCGATATGGATGAAAGTGGTAAAATGATTGTTCACGACGTGATAGTTAGAGAGCACGAGCATAGAGCAATGCTTGATGGTCAAATCCACGATGTTGAGAAGGTTGCAAGGGCTGTAAGTATTGTAAAAAGTGAATTAGAAAGCAGAAATAACGTTAAACTCGAAAAAGTGGCGGTTGCACTTGCAGGTAGATTTCTTAAAACATATTTTGGCGAAGCATCCGCAGACGTGAGTGAGACTGGAGAAATAACTTCAGATATCGTAACAAAATTAGAACTCGAAGCAGTAGCAAATACCATGGATAACGTTGAGCCAAACATGTACTGTGTTGGATACTCTGTTGTGAGATACGAATTGGATGGAATGTGGTTCAAAAAAATAGAGGGATTAAAAGGTGGAAAAGCAAGTGTCAAAGTCGTTGCTACGTTTTTGCCAAGTCACGTAGTTGAAGCTATGCTATCGGTATTAAGAAAAGTTAATCTTACAATAACCCATTTGACGCTTGAGCCTATTGCTGCTGTGAACATAACCGTTCCTGAAGATTTGAGAATACTTAACATTGCATTGGTTGATGTAGGTGCAGGAACTAGTGATATTGCTATATCAAAAGAGGGGACAATTATCGCGTATGGTATGGTTCCTCTGGCAGGTGACGAAATTACAGAGGCCATAACTAAGAATTTCCTACTCGACTTCTCAACAGCAGAATATGTAAAACGCAACCTCGAAACAAGTGAAATACTACGAGTTAAAAATATCCTCGACAAAGAGAAAGAAATAAGAAGAGAAGACGTAATAAAAGCTATAGAACCCATCGTAGATTATATGACAAAGCAGATTGCAGACGAGATAGTAGAACTCAACGGTGGAAAACCTCAGGTGGTTATGATTGTCGGTGGAGGTGCTAAAGTACCAATCTTTGCAAGTCATTTGGCTAAACACCTTGATATGGATGAAGAATTTGTTTCACTAAAGATGGCAAAGAATTTGGATTTCGTTGATAAGACCGGTCAAATCGTTGGAAGTGAGTTTATAACACCACTTGGTATTGGGTACACAGCTCTGACAAAAACGGGCAGTGTATTTGAATATGTGACTGTAAATGGCGAAAGGGTTCAGCTTATCGGATTTAGAGGAACATACACTGTCTGGGAAGTATTAGCGCAGATGGGTAAAGACATCCACTCGTTGCTTGGAAAACCTGGAAGGTCAGTTGTTATAGAGATAAATGGCAACCCGGTAGTTATAAAAGGTAAAATGCCAGTCCCAGCGAGCGTTAAAATCAACGGTGTTGAAGCTACGCTGCGTGATACTGTTAAGCACGGAGATATCATAGAGGTTGGTGAAGCTATTGATGGAGAAGACGCTAAACCAATGTTGTATGACTTAATAAAACCCATATACCTGCGTTCGATTGAAACGGATAAGGTTATAGAATACTACCCAAAAGTAAAGCTGAACGGAAAAGAGGTATTTCAAAATACCGAACTACACGATGGTGATACAATAACGTATGAAAGAGTTACCGTACGAGAGATAAGGGAATTTTTGAGTCAGGATTTGATAAGGATAGAGTACTCAGTAAATGGAGTTTACAAAGAAGCTTACGCTGGAGAAGTAAAAATTTTCAAAGACGACTTAGAGCTAAGAGATGAGAACACAGTCGAACCAGGAGAAGAATTAAAATATGCACTTGTTTTGAACTATCCAAAAGTTCGTGACCTTCCAGAAATGGAAAAGGTGAGTATCGTCATAAAAGTCAATGGTCAACCGACGGTCCTAACGAAAGACGGTGTTTTAGTGTGGGTCAACGACCAACTCGTGACTCCAGACTACGAGATTAAAGATGGAGACAAGATAAAAACACAAATACCTGAAGAGCAAAACTTCATTGTTGCAGATGTTCTAAGATTATTTGATTTTGATCCAAGAAAAGTCGTAAGGTATACCCTACTCAAAAACGGAGAGAAAGCTGGATTTACAGATATTTTGAATAGTGGTGATGAAATAATATTCGAATACGAAACTGCAGAATCTCTGGAAAGCGAAAATTAA
- a CDS encoding ABC transporter substrate-binding protein, whose product MKRFLVVLLALMVVGFGFSEVKIQFWHAMGGWRIELIQGMVNDFMKANPDIKVEVQYVGSYEEILAKTVAALQAGTPPHVVQLNEISTKKMIDSGVIVPVEDMIKKDPSFDKKKLLPQVLNYYSIGGKLYSMPWNSSTPLLFYNKTMFKQAGLDPNKPPKTFSEVITYSRKLVKKDDKGNIIRTGITWPLYAWFFEQWMAEQNKLLVDNNNGRTGNPTKVLFNNEAGLRIMEFWNTLTKEGLMINTKKGDWTAARQLFISQTVGMIITSTSDVALLLSESQKQGFEIGAAYIPIPDGVQRAGVIIGGGSLWLIKQKNQAEVEAAWKLIKYLVDVEPQITWHKGTGYFPVRLDAKEKLEKEGYYKENPLHYIAIKQLLDTIPSYATMGAVVGAFPEIRSAIENAVEKMINGQLTPKQALEEAEKEANKAIKQYF is encoded by the coding sequence ATGAAACGGTTCTTGGTGGTTTTATTGGCTCTTATGGTAGTGGGATTTGGTTTTTCGGAAGTAAAGATTCAGTTTTGGCATGCAATGGGCGGATGGAGGATTGAACTTATTCAAGGAATGGTCAATGATTTCATGAAAGCCAACCCAGACATCAAGGTAGAAGTCCAGTATGTTGGAAGCTACGAAGAAATCCTTGCTAAGACAGTTGCTGCGTTACAGGCAGGTACCCCTCCACACGTTGTCCAACTAAACGAGATCAGTACCAAAAAAATGATAGACAGTGGAGTTATAGTTCCAGTGGAGGATATGATAAAAAAAGATCCATCTTTTGACAAAAAGAAACTCCTACCACAGGTCTTAAATTATTACAGCATCGGTGGGAAGCTTTATTCAATGCCTTGGAATAGTTCAACACCACTTTTGTTCTACAACAAAACAATGTTTAAACAAGCCGGACTTGACCCAAACAAACCTCCGAAAACCTTCAGTGAGGTAATTACATATTCTAGAAAACTTGTGAAAAAGGATGACAAGGGTAACATAATTAGAACAGGCATTACGTGGCCATTGTACGCTTGGTTCTTTGAGCAATGGATGGCTGAACAAAACAAGCTTCTTGTCGATAACAACAACGGAAGAACTGGAAATCCCACTAAGGTTTTGTTCAATAACGAAGCCGGCTTGAGAATAATGGAATTTTGGAACACGTTAACAAAAGAAGGTTTGATGATAAACACAAAGAAAGGAGATTGGACGGCTGCCAGACAACTCTTTATCTCACAAACAGTTGGTATGATTATCACATCAACCTCTGATGTCGCTCTACTTCTTAGTGAATCACAAAAACAAGGATTTGAAATTGGAGCGGCATATATTCCCATCCCAGATGGTGTGCAAAGAGCTGGTGTAATTATAGGTGGAGGAAGTTTGTGGCTCATAAAACAGAAAAATCAAGCTGAGGTAGAAGCAGCATGGAAGTTGATTAAGTACCTTGTTGATGTAGAACCACAAATAACTTGGCACAAGGGAACTGGTTACTTCCCAGTAAGGCTTGATGCCAAAGAAAAACTGGAAAAGGAAGGATATTACAAAGAAAACCCGCTCCACTATATTGCTATTAAACAACTCCTTGATACAATACCGTCTTATGCCACGATGGGTGCAGTTGTCGGAGCATTTCCAGAAATACGAAGTGCCATAGAGAATGCTGTGGAAAAGATGATAAACGGTCAACTAACACCTAAACAAGCACTAGAAGAGGCTGAGAAAGAAGCCAATAAAGCTATTAAGCAGTACTTCTAA
- a CDS encoding carbohydrate ABC transporter permease — translation MRKGLPYFFILPTLIIISIFIYYPAFNSFYLSFFKVSVFGNRKTFVWFDNYIELFSDERFVRSFLFTIVFTVVTVVVSIFLSFFIALLLNQKVPGVRLFRTLIFAPYAVSTAVAGALWGFMLNPVVGHVNYLVARLFGIQVNWITTIPYAAYAVIIAAIWKTLPFNIIFYLAGLQSIPEELVEATKLDGANVWIRTWKLTFPLLSPITYYLVIMSIISAMFQSFAIIDVMTRGGPGDYTTNIIYRIYLDGFRFSKTGLASAESVILFLIMVVVTTVYFKFGQKSVHYQ, via the coding sequence ATGAGAAAAGGGCTACCGTATTTCTTCATCTTACCAACGCTTATTATTATATCAATCTTTATATATTACCCAGCTTTTAACTCTTTCTATCTTAGCTTTTTCAAAGTTTCTGTGTTTGGGAACAGAAAAACCTTCGTTTGGTTCGATAATTATATAGAACTATTTTCGGATGAAAGATTTGTAAGGTCATTTTTATTTACCATAGTATTCACCGTGGTAACTGTCGTTGTATCAATTTTCCTTTCGTTCTTTATAGCCCTACTTCTCAATCAAAAAGTTCCAGGAGTTCGATTATTCAGAACACTTATCTTTGCACCATATGCTGTATCAACCGCAGTTGCAGGAGCCTTGTGGGGATTTATGTTGAACCCCGTCGTGGGCCACGTGAATTACTTGGTAGCAAGGCTTTTCGGTATCCAGGTGAACTGGATTACAACTATTCCGTACGCCGCCTATGCAGTAATCATTGCAGCAATATGGAAGACTTTACCATTCAACATTATCTTTTACTTAGCAGGACTTCAAAGTATTCCGGAAGAACTTGTAGAAGCAACCAAACTTGATGGAGCAAATGTGTGGATAAGAACATGGAAGTTAACTTTTCCCTTGCTTTCTCCTATAACATACTATCTTGTAATAATGAGTATAATAAGCGCCATGTTCCAATCATTTGCAATAATAGATGTCATGACTCGTGGTGGTCCTGGTGATTATACAACAAACATAATATATAGAATTTACCTGGATGGGTTTAGATTCTCTAAAACTGGACTAGCATCGGCGGAAAGTGTTATACTTTTTCTAATAATGGTTGTAGTCACAACTGTGTACTTTAAATTTGGACAGAAAAGTGTGCATTATCAATAG
- a CDS encoding carbohydrate ABC transporter permease, giving the protein MKKSTRKIVNTILVETGLVVFSIFMFAPIFLAFTMSIQSPEFVFSYPPKIFPRGIHFENYLQALKMVPFLRMMWNSLTIAFFITVGKMVTGILAGYAYANFKFKGDSFTFGLIFATLYIPAEILLIIPLFQIISELNWVNTYQAMIVPFTASATNVFLFQQHFKTIPRDFEDAARIDGASPLQYLIKVVLPLSRPVIGGAAIINFTYAWNMYLWPMIVAMRDDMKTVQVAINMIMNAESSNNWGVIMAATMIALLPTLLLFFSLQDLFVKSLVGTGLKG; this is encoded by the coding sequence ATGAAGAAAAGTACGAGAAAAATTGTAAATACTATATTGGTAGAGACCGGACTTGTAGTATTCTCCATCTTCATGTTTGCTCCTATCTTTTTAGCTTTTACGATGAGCATTCAATCACCTGAATTCGTCTTTTCCTATCCACCGAAAATATTTCCACGAGGAATTCACTTTGAGAACTATTTGCAGGCGTTGAAGATGGTGCCATTTCTTAGAATGATGTGGAACAGCTTGACAATTGCTTTTTTCATAACTGTCGGAAAAATGGTAACCGGCATCCTTGCAGGATATGCATACGCCAATTTTAAGTTTAAAGGTGATTCTTTTACATTTGGACTTATATTTGCAACGCTCTATATTCCTGCAGAAATTCTTTTAATTATACCTCTTTTTCAGATTATAAGTGAACTCAACTGGGTAAACACATATCAAGCTATGATCGTCCCATTCACAGCAAGCGCAACAAATGTTTTTCTTTTTCAGCAACACTTCAAAACAATTCCAAGAGACTTTGAAGACGCTGCAAGAATCGATGGTGCCTCACCACTGCAGTACCTTATTAAAGTTGTTCTACCACTTTCTAGACCAGTTATAGGCGGAGCAGCGATTATTAACTTCACATATGCCTGGAATATGTATCTGTGGCCGATGATTGTAGCAATGAGAGATGACATGAAAACCGTTCAAGTGGCAATAAATATGATAATGAATGCAGAATCTTCCAACAATTGGGGTGTTATAATGGCTGCAACTATGATTGCACTTCTCCCAACGTTACTTCTCTTTTTCTCATTGCAGGATCTCTTCGTTAAATCCCTAGTTGGAACTGGCTTGAAAGGTTGA
- a CDS encoding glycoside hydrolase family 30 protein: protein MSRAKRTFIKFTLFIQILLLVSIVTLTSSNTPTTVYSTTKEVKKVENLNVRVWITTVDQRCLLKQLDIKEQLANNYQEEYRIVVNSNKKYQQMDGFGASFTDASAYLVYNKLSPEKRREVMEKLFDREKGIGISFLRQPMGATDYTTKLYSYDDLPSGVNEDPELKYFSIDHDKKYIIPLLKEAMEINPELKIMASPWSPPGWMKTTGSMIGGSLRRSYYGVYAQYFVKFIKAYEAEGIPIYAITVQNEPLYVPKEYPGMKMDWVEQADFIGEYLGPAFESAGIKTKILCYDHNWDNTTYAAYVLSHEKASKYVAGSAWHFYGGKHEAMSKIKEMFPDKEIWFTEGSGGDWVPAFFNAYMDQMMHVIRIPRNWAKTVVWWNIALDEKRGPTILSNSTCRGLIEINQKTNEVKYNVDYYTLGHISKFVLPGAYRIDSYTYQDRLESVAFLNPNGSRVLIVSNRTNTTKKIQVVEDGLEIFSYVLPGYASATFVWYE, encoded by the coding sequence ATGAGTAGGGCAAAAAGAACATTCATTAAATTCACACTTTTCATACAGATTTTGTTGTTAGTATCCATAGTAACATTGACTTCTTCAAATACACCCACAACTGTTTACAGCACAACTAAGGAGGTAAAAAAGGTGGAGAATTTAAACGTTCGCGTATGGATTACAACGGTGGATCAAAGATGTTTGCTTAAACAATTGGATATAAAGGAACAACTTGCGAACAATTATCAAGAGGAATACAGAATAGTTGTCAACAGTAACAAAAAATACCAACAGATGGACGGTTTTGGTGCGTCTTTCACTGATGCTTCTGCTTATCTTGTATATAACAAACTATCTCCGGAGAAAAGAAGAGAGGTCATGGAAAAGTTATTCGATAGAGAGAAGGGTATTGGTATTTCTTTTCTAAGGCAACCGATGGGAGCTACCGACTATACAACAAAGTTGTACAGTTATGATGACCTACCATCCGGTGTTAATGAGGACCCAGAACTGAAGTACTTTTCAATAGACCATGACAAAAAATATATCATCCCACTTCTCAAAGAAGCGATGGAAATAAACCCTGAACTAAAGATTATGGCATCGCCCTGGAGTCCTCCTGGTTGGATGAAAACAACAGGTAGTATGATAGGAGGTTCGTTAAGAAGGTCATATTACGGTGTTTACGCTCAATATTTTGTGAAGTTCATAAAGGCCTACGAAGCTGAGGGAATACCAATTTACGCTATTACTGTTCAGAACGAACCCTTATACGTGCCAAAAGAGTATCCTGGTATGAAGATGGATTGGGTCGAACAAGCAGATTTCATTGGAGAATACCTTGGACCAGCTTTTGAGAGCGCAGGTATCAAGACCAAAATCTTGTGCTATGACCACAACTGGGACAACACAACTTACGCCGCTTATGTTTTATCTCACGAAAAGGCTTCGAAATACGTAGCAGGTTCAGCATGGCATTTCTACGGTGGAAAACATGAAGCAATGAGCAAGATAAAAGAAATGTTCCCCGATAAGGAAATTTGGTTCACGGAAGGTTCAGGCGGAGATTGGGTGCCAGCATTTTTCAACGCATATATGGACCAAATGATGCATGTAATCAGAATTCCAAGGAACTGGGCAAAGACCGTTGTATGGTGGAATATAGCTCTCGATGAAAAAAGAGGACCAACAATCCTTTCAAACAGCACATGCAGAGGATTAATAGAAATCAATCAAAAAACAAATGAGGTCAAATACAACGTAGATTACTACACACTTGGTCACATAAGTAAATTTGTGTTACCAGGGGCATACAGAATAGATTCTTACACATATCAAGACAGACTCGAATCTGTTGCGTTTTTGAATCCGAATGGTTCAAGAGTCCTCATTGTCTCAAACAGAACTAATACAACTAAGAAAATTCAGGTTGTTGAAGATGGTTTGGAAATCTTTTCTTATGTTTTACCAGGATACGCATCGGCTACTTTTGTTTGGTACGAATGA
- a CDS encoding ABC transporter substrate-binding protein, whose translation MRKSFWLIMVLLVLSASIFGKVTITAAVWSWDLEKYKKIAAEFTKIYPDIEVQFVVNEPDVNGFLTAQVAAKKPLPDVVVQSWEALPYPVSQGWIYPVDEFLKNDPDIRYVPKALKEAFMYNNKTYALPERLHFQGIYINLDLLRKLNLTKPPYEWSVEQFKLYLRKSTTKEYSGINHLWDFDNVMAAVLNKDTTYWSFNPTKWEFDLVNGGWLPAIKLQKELKSIPGLVSDDLKNDELRNKGEMDDYQKKFGKDADAFRESKVLTGLHGTWDWSWIRTLPWKFDFYPLPLDPKIGLRFPVHVNYAFMTSTTKYPKEAFLFLKFLTYDPRGVIARLKIDNANGIENGWNIDWFIPATMHPDVVSYFDSLKIPDGVKWLLKKLDKAVRVDMWKTVPGWDQATWDVIFPVSEKVRRGEVQPEVVAAETQEKANKIIKEAWVEFSKKLAEIEKKFPELRKQIEGK comes from the coding sequence ATGAGAAAAAGTTTTTGGCTTATCATGGTGTTGTTAGTATTAAGCGCTTCGATTTTTGGAAAGGTAACGATTACAGCGGCAGTTTGGAGTTGGGATTTGGAAAAATACAAAAAGATCGCTGCAGAATTCACAAAGATTTACCCTGATATTGAAGTCCAGTTTGTTGTCAATGAACCAGATGTTAATGGCTTCCTAACCGCACAAGTAGCTGCTAAAAAGCCTTTACCTGATGTTGTTGTTCAATCATGGGAGGCACTCCCATATCCGGTTTCACAAGGATGGATTTATCCCGTCGACGAATTTCTGAAAAATGACCCTGACATTAGATACGTTCCAAAGGCACTGAAGGAAGCCTTCATGTACAATAATAAAACCTATGCGCTGCCCGAAAGATTGCACTTCCAAGGTATCTATATCAATTTGGATTTGCTTAGAAAATTGAACCTAACAAAGCCTCCGTATGAGTGGTCAGTTGAACAATTCAAACTATATTTGAGGAAATCAACCACAAAGGAATATTCAGGTATAAACCACCTGTGGGATTTTGATAACGTAATGGCTGCTGTCCTTAACAAAGATACAACATACTGGAGTTTCAACCCTACAAAATGGGAATTTGACCTTGTCAACGGTGGATGGTTACCAGCGATAAAACTACAAAAAGAATTAAAATCTATACCAGGGCTTGTATCGGATGATTTGAAAAACGACGAGCTAAGAAATAAGGGTGAAATGGATGATTATCAAAAGAAATTCGGAAAAGATGCAGATGCGTTTAGAGAATCAAAAGTCTTGACTGGGTTACATGGAACCTGGGACTGGAGTTGGATAAGAACGTTACCGTGGAAATTTGACTTTTACCCACTTCCACTTGATCCAAAGATAGGACTGCGGTTCCCAGTTCACGTTAATTATGCATTTATGACTTCCACAACCAAGTATCCAAAGGAAGCCTTCTTGTTCCTAAAATTCCTTACATACGATCCCAGGGGAGTCATTGCAAGGTTAAAAATTGATAACGCGAATGGTATTGAAAATGGTTGGAATATTGATTGGTTTATACCCGCAACAATGCATCCAGACGTTGTCTCTTACTTTGATTCCCTCAAAATTCCAGACGGAGTAAAGTGGCTGTTGAAGAAACTCGACAAAGCAGTTCGAGTGGATATGTGGAAAACAGTTCCCGGATGGGATCAAGCAACATGGGATGTGATATTCCCAGTTAGTGAAAAAGTAAGGAGAGGAGAAGTGCAACCAGAAGTTGTCGCAGCCGAGACGCAAGAAAAAGCAAACAAAATAATCAAAGAAGCATGGGTGGAATTCTCCAAGAAACTTGCGGAAATAGAAAAGAAATTTCCTGAGCTGAGAAAACAAATCGAAGGTAAGTAA